Proteins from one Alicyclobacillus vulcanalis genomic window:
- a CDS encoding recombinase family protein, with translation MSERHLALYIRVSTEEQAVSGHSLREQEEQLVAYAHTHGFDRYALYCDDGYSGKSLHRPAMDRLRSDIRAGKVSGVVTTRIDRLTRSVADFARLVEEMNLHGVFYRSTRQNFEISTAMGRLVAQMLSVIAEFEREMIAERVHENLMALAMRGELATKPPFGYCLEGGRLTPNPREARWVREGARLLLSGASPRDVAMEFNALGVRTKTGRLWTDRTVRTLFTNPALAGIAVWNRRKTQGGRRRERQPSEWVCVEGAHEPILSRDDFDAIRRLLERRRDLSPRSQGSKRPLAGLLRCGFCGSAMYAGWQVKRQAGERQKVPIYRCGRYVTGGGCTPNQVDAAEIERLVVEEILRRVRPDLEQVASAYRMHAVSDELRLAKRKRRVALTQLSRIAEALASGVMSQEAFAQEQRRLLAVLEDCREREQRARDFARPEVWSEWVREVCTRLTDDVDLERALLLAAVHEVRVYRPKRSREVDVDLVLRLE, from the coding sequence GTGAGCGAGCGACACTTGGCGCTCTACATCCGCGTCTCCACCGAAGAGCAGGCGGTTTCGGGTCACAGCCTGAGAGAGCAAGAGGAGCAGCTCGTGGCGTACGCACACACGCACGGATTTGATCGCTATGCGTTGTACTGTGACGACGGCTACTCCGGCAAATCGTTGCACCGCCCAGCGATGGATCGCCTGCGGTCCGACATTCGGGCGGGGAAGGTGTCGGGCGTGGTCACCACGCGCATCGACCGTCTGACGCGGAGCGTCGCCGACTTTGCGCGCCTGGTCGAAGAGATGAACCTCCACGGTGTGTTTTATCGGTCCACGAGGCAAAATTTCGAGATTTCCACGGCGATGGGCAGGCTCGTCGCGCAAATGCTTTCCGTCATCGCCGAGTTCGAGCGCGAGATGATCGCCGAGCGCGTGCATGAAAACCTGATGGCGCTGGCGATGCGGGGCGAGCTGGCGACCAAGCCCCCATTCGGATACTGCCTGGAAGGCGGCCGGTTGACGCCGAACCCGCGCGAGGCGCGCTGGGTGAGAGAGGGGGCGCGCCTGCTGCTCAGCGGAGCCAGCCCGCGCGACGTGGCCATGGAGTTCAACGCGCTTGGGGTTCGCACAAAGACCGGGAGGCTATGGACGGATCGCACGGTGCGAACGCTTTTCACCAACCCTGCGCTCGCGGGCATCGCCGTTTGGAATCGGCGGAAGACGCAGGGCGGCAGGCGGAGGGAGCGCCAGCCGTCCGAATGGGTGTGCGTGGAGGGGGCTCACGAGCCCATCCTCAGCCGAGACGACTTCGACGCGATTCGGCGACTTCTGGAGAGGCGCCGCGACTTGTCGCCGCGATCGCAGGGCTCGAAGCGCCCCCTCGCCGGGCTTTTGCGCTGCGGCTTCTGCGGGAGTGCCATGTACGCCGGCTGGCAGGTCAAGCGGCAAGCTGGCGAGCGCCAGAAAGTCCCCATTTATCGGTGCGGCCGCTACGTCACGGGCGGAGGGTGTACGCCGAACCAGGTGGATGCGGCCGAGATCGAGCGCCTCGTGGTCGAGGAAATCCTCCGCCGCGTTCGGCCTGATCTGGAGCAGGTCGCCTCTGCGTACCGAATGCACGCCGTCTCGGACGAATTGCGGCTCGCGAAGCGGAAGCGCCGGGTCGCGCTCACCCAGCTCAGCAGAATTGCGGAGGCGTTGGCGTCGGGCGTGATGTCCCAAGAGGCCTTTGCACAGGAGCAGCGCCGGCTTCTGGCGGTGCTCGAGGACTGCCGGGAAAGGGAGCAACGCGCTCGCGACTTCGCGAGGCCGGAAGTGTGGAGCGAGTGGGTGCGCGAGGTGTGCACGCGCCTGACGGATGACGTCGACCTGGAGCGCGCCTTGCTCCTCGCCGCCGTCCACGAGGTGCGCGTGTACCGGCCCAAGCGCTCGCGCGAAGTCGACGTCGATCTCGTCCTGCGCCTCGAGTGA
- a CDS encoding small basic family protein, with translation MYWLPILGLAVGVALGLVTNVVIPVAFTSYLSIAILAALDTVVGGIRASLDKTFDSAVFLSGFFTNTLVAALLAYIGNQLGVDLYLAAVVAFGVRLFQNIAVIRRHVFTLIRQRRVARRVASSKD, from the coding sequence ATGTACTGGCTGCCGATATTGGGCTTGGCGGTGGGCGTGGCCCTTGGGCTGGTGACCAACGTCGTGATTCCTGTGGCGTTCACGAGCTACCTGTCCATCGCCATTCTCGCCGCGCTTGACACTGTGGTCGGCGGGATCCGCGCGAGCCTCGACAAGACGTTTGACAGCGCCGTATTTCTGTCCGGCTTTTTCACCAACACCCTGGTCGCCGCGCTGTTGGCCTATATCGGCAACCAGCTCGGCGTGGACCTGTATCTGGCCGCGGTCGTCGCGTTTGGCGTCCGGTTGTTCCAGAACATCGCCGTCATTCGCCGCCACGTGTTTACGCTCATTCGCCAACGCCGAGTGGCACGCCGCGTGGCGTCCAGCAAGGACTGA
- the murA gene encoding UDP-N-acetylglucosamine 1-carboxyvinyltransferase encodes MARCGEVTVSKPGGCVIGQRPIDFHLRGLRALGARIEESHGLIRCHAKRLVGTHIVLDFPSVGATENLLMAATLADGTTVIENAAREPEVEDLANFLIACGADVRGAGTGRIEVRGRSRLAEASYTVIPDRIVAGTVMAMVAAAGGEVRLVGARADHLGVVLQKLRDAGVRTEVDHDIISVICEETPSAVDIRTAPYPGFPTDLQAPFMAFLTIAKGTSIVQESVFEARFKHVDELVRMGANVSVDLRTAIVRGVPRLSGARVAAADLRGGAALVVAGVAAHGVTEVEGLRHIDRGYEDMASLLRALGARVARVQGAE; translated from the coding sequence ATGGCGCGCTGCGGCGAAGTGACGGTCTCGAAGCCGGGCGGATGTGTCATTGGGCAGCGCCCGATTGACTTTCACCTGCGGGGGCTGAGGGCGCTCGGCGCGCGCATCGAGGAGTCGCACGGGCTGATTCGCTGCCATGCCAAGCGGCTGGTCGGCACGCACATCGTGCTCGACTTTCCGTCCGTCGGCGCCACGGAAAATCTGCTCATGGCCGCCACGCTGGCCGACGGCACGACGGTCATCGAAAACGCCGCGCGTGAGCCCGAGGTCGAGGATCTCGCGAACTTCCTCATCGCCTGTGGCGCGGACGTCCGCGGCGCGGGCACCGGGCGTATCGAGGTGCGTGGGCGATCCCGGCTGGCGGAGGCGTCCTACACCGTGATTCCCGACCGCATTGTGGCAGGCACGGTCATGGCGATGGTCGCCGCAGCCGGTGGCGAGGTGCGGCTCGTGGGCGCGCGCGCCGATCATCTGGGCGTCGTGCTGCAGAAGCTGCGCGACGCGGGTGTTCGCACCGAGGTCGACCATGATATAATCTCTGTTATCTGTGAGGAAACCCCATCCGCTGTCGACATTCGCACTGCGCCCTATCCAGGGTTTCCGACGGATCTTCAAGCGCCTTTCATGGCGTTTTTAACCATAGCCAAGGGCACGAGCATCGTCCAGGAGAGCGTATTTGAAGCTCGCTTCAAGCACGTGGATGAACTGGTGCGAATGGGCGCCAACGTATCGGTGGATTTGCGAACCGCCATCGTGCGCGGCGTGCCGCGATTGTCGGGGGCGCGCGTGGCCGCTGCCGATCTCCGCGGGGGCGCGGCGCTCGTCGTGGCTGGGGTCGCAGCGCACGGCGTCACAGAGGTCGAGGGATTGCGGCACATCGACCGCGGCTATGAAGACATGGCTTCCCTCCTTCGGGCGCTCGGCGCGCGCGTCGCGCGTGTGCAGGGCGCCGAGTGA
- a CDS encoding YpdA family putative bacillithiol disulfide reductase: MLEACIIGAGPCGLAVSVELKRRGISHVVIEKACIVSTIYRFPTQMVFNSTPERLEIGGIPFYTERAKPTRMEALTYYRTVVDRLRLPLRQYEEVLSVERLDKDGAFCLVSRTRSGRMRKTEARTVIVATGYFDHPNLLGVPGEDLPHVSHYYRDAHPYYGQRVVVIGGTNSAAEAAIDLHRIGASVTLVHRGSAMSDKIKPWVKPDIQSLIDKRAIDVYFQSRVTEITPDDVSVDTADGPLKIPCDHVLALTGYHPDTSFLERMGVEIERETGIPMHDESTFETNVPGLFVAGVVVSGYDANRIFIENGRLQAPLIAEAIAARQQARVG; this comes from the coding sequence ATGTTGGAAGCGTGTATCATCGGTGCCGGCCCATGCGGCTTGGCGGTCTCCGTCGAGCTGAAGCGGCGCGGCATTTCCCATGTCGTGATCGAAAAGGCGTGTATCGTATCCACGATTTACCGATTTCCGACGCAGATGGTGTTCAACTCGACGCCCGAGCGGCTGGAGATAGGCGGCATCCCGTTTTACACCGAACGAGCCAAGCCGACGCGCATGGAGGCCCTGACGTACTACAGGACGGTCGTCGATCGGTTGCGTTTGCCGTTGCGCCAGTACGAGGAAGTCCTCTCCGTCGAACGGTTGGATAAAGACGGTGCGTTTTGCCTTGTGTCGCGCACACGCTCCGGGCGGATGCGCAAGACGGAGGCGAGGACCGTCATTGTGGCGACGGGTTACTTTGATCACCCCAACTTGCTCGGCGTGCCAGGGGAAGACCTTCCGCACGTCAGTCACTACTACCGCGATGCGCACCCGTACTATGGTCAGCGCGTGGTGGTCATCGGGGGGACGAATTCCGCAGCAGAGGCCGCCATTGACCTGCATCGGATCGGCGCCTCCGTCACGCTCGTGCACCGGGGTTCGGCCATGTCGGACAAGATCAAGCCGTGGGTCAAGCCCGACATCCAGAGCCTCATCGACAAGCGGGCCATCGACGTTTATTTCCAATCGCGCGTGACGGAAATCACGCCAGACGACGTGTCCGTCGACACGGCGGACGGGCCCTTGAAGATCCCCTGCGATCACGTCCTGGCCCTGACCGGTTATCACCCAGACACTTCGTTTCTCGAAAGAATGGGCGTCGAGATCGAGCGAGAAACGGGCATCCCCATGCACGACGAGTCGACGTTCGAGACCAACGTGCCGGGGCTGTTTGTCGCCGGCGTGGTCGTGTCCGGCTACGACGCAAACCGCATCTTCATCGAGAACGGCCGCCTGCAGGCGCCGCTCATTGCTGAGGCCATTGCGGCCCGTCAACAGGCGCGCGTGGGCTAA
- a CDS encoding DUF881 domain-containing protein, whose amino-acid sequence MNAQRRVVASLTVVAVALGYMMTVSYRQNHAAAALGVLVDGNSAVNRQLAERLNELKQSNAEAQEQLASLTQDITQFEQISAGSNDSVQALEQRMTGERILAGLTPVHGPGIQVTVNDGSAGGSDVEQILAHDWTLRNLVNELFTAGAEAVAINDYRVLATASIECQGPVVSVNGHRLGAPFTVTAIGDPAVLSSALEIQGGILDAMRQEGLQVSTPEVENDLHIPAYTNSLQG is encoded by the coding sequence GTGAACGCGCAGAGACGCGTTGTCGCATCACTCACGGTGGTTGCTGTCGCCCTGGGGTATATGATGACGGTCAGTTACCGTCAGAATCATGCGGCGGCCGCGCTCGGCGTGCTCGTCGATGGCAACTCCGCGGTCAACCGCCAGCTGGCCGAGCGGCTGAACGAGTTAAAGCAGTCGAACGCGGAGGCGCAAGAACAACTCGCCTCGTTGACGCAGGACATCACGCAGTTCGAACAGATTTCGGCCGGATCGAACGACTCGGTCCAAGCTCTCGAGCAGCGCATGACAGGTGAGCGCATTCTCGCGGGCCTCACCCCCGTGCACGGGCCAGGCATCCAGGTGACGGTCAACGACGGCAGCGCGGGCGGAAGCGACGTCGAGCAGATCCTCGCGCACGATTGGACGCTCCGCAACCTGGTCAATGAACTGTTCACGGCGGGCGCGGAAGCCGTTGCCATCAATGACTACCGCGTGCTTGCCACCGCTTCTATCGAATGCCAGGGGCCTGTGGTCTCCGTGAATGGGCACCGCCTGGGGGCGCCGTTCACCGTGACGGCCATTGGCGATCCGGCCGTGCTGTCGTCTGCGCTCGAGATTCAGGGCGGTATTTTGGACGCGATGCGGCAGGAAGGACTCCAGGTTTCGACACCTGAGGTGGAGAACGACCTTCACATTCCCGCCTACACCAATTCATTGCAGGGGTGA
- the murG gene encoding undecaprenyldiphospho-muramoylpentapeptide beta-N-acetylglucosaminyltransferase, with product MKVLLTGGGTGGHIFPALSLWRHVSARVPGSQCLYVGTERGLESRIVPEAGLPFVSVEAAGLRRELSLDAVRTLWVTYRGYRASLRLVREFQPDVAVGTGGFVALPVIYAASKLGVPTVIWEGNARPGLTNQVLMRRVNAVAVCFPESEAMFSRARRVVFTGNPRASEVVQVSAADKRRALDTYRILRGQRVILIVFGSRGSETANRIVAELLPRFADHPDWRVLFVTGENHFDAIRAQLSALPRNVTLHPFISDMPALLPHVDVVVSRAGSSTLAEICALGLASILVPSPYVTANHQEENAMQLARAGAARVVKEAELTADRLWRELSDLLNGPLDDIRERARSFGRPDAVQRLGDLVLEVAGERRA from the coding sequence ATGAAGGTGTTGTTGACGGGTGGGGGCACGGGGGGGCACATTTTCCCCGCCCTTTCCCTTTGGCGCCATGTGTCGGCGCGCGTGCCAGGGTCACAATGTCTGTACGTGGGCACGGAGCGCGGGCTCGAAAGCCGGATCGTGCCTGAGGCCGGTCTGCCGTTTGTCTCGGTGGAGGCGGCAGGCCTTCGCCGCGAACTGTCGTTGGACGCCGTTCGCACGCTCTGGGTCACGTATCGGGGGTATCGCGCATCGCTTCGCCTGGTGCGCGAATTTCAACCCGACGTCGCAGTCGGGACGGGTGGCTTTGTCGCGCTGCCGGTGATCTACGCGGCGAGCAAACTCGGCGTGCCCACGGTCATCTGGGAGGGCAACGCGCGGCCCGGGCTGACGAATCAGGTGCTGATGCGCCGTGTGAATGCCGTGGCGGTCTGCTTTCCCGAGAGCGAAGCGATGTTTTCACGTGCGAGGCGAGTCGTGTTCACCGGCAACCCGCGCGCGAGCGAAGTGGTGCAGGTTTCCGCGGCGGACAAGCGTCGGGCGCTCGACACCTACCGAATTCTGCGCGGTCAACGCGTCATTCTCATCGTCTTTGGCAGCCGCGGTTCGGAGACCGCGAATCGGATCGTCGCCGAGCTTTTGCCGCGTTTCGCGGATCACCCCGACTGGCGCGTCTTGTTTGTGACCGGTGAGAACCACTTTGACGCCATCCGAGCGCAGCTCAGCGCCTTGCCGCGAAACGTCACGCTTCATCCGTTCATCTCGGACATGCCTGCACTCCTGCCGCACGTGGACGTGGTGGTGAGTCGGGCCGGATCGAGCACGCTCGCGGAGATCTGCGCGCTTGGACTGGCGTCCATCCTGGTGCCGAGCCCGTATGTCACGGCCAACCACCAGGAGGAAAATGCGATGCAACTCGCGCGGGCAGGGGCCGCGCGCGTGGTCAAGGAGGCCGAGCTGACGGCCGATAGGCTTTGGCGTGAACTCTCGGATTTGCTCAATGGCCCGCTGGATGACATCCGCGAGCGAGCCCGGAGCTTCGGCCGGCCGGACGCTGTGCAAAGGCTCGGCGATCTCGTCCTCGAGGTCGCGGGCGAGCGGCGCGCTTAG
- a CDS encoding UDP-N-acetylglucosamine 1-carboxyvinyltransferase, with protein MECLRIEGGVPLSGEVRIAGAKNAALPVLAATVMVAGRSVVNHVPDLEDVRVMLDILRSLGAKVSFAAGTVTVDASTLSSTQVPAHLMQKMRSPMCRNPLFSAA; from the coding sequence ATGGAATGTCTGCGCATTGAGGGCGGCGTGCCGCTTTCCGGAGAAGTGCGGATTGCGGGCGCGAAAAATGCCGCGCTTCCAGTCCTCGCCGCCACGGTCATGGTGGCAGGGCGTTCGGTCGTGAACCATGTTCCTGACCTCGAAGATGTACGCGTGATGCTCGATATTCTGCGAAGCCTCGGCGCGAAGGTGTCGTTTGCCGCTGGCACCGTGACCGTCGACGCTTCGACGCTTTCATCCACCCAGGTCCCTGCTCATCTCATGCAGAAGATGAGGTCCCCCATGTGTCGCAATCCGCTCTTTTCGGCGGCTTGA
- a CDS encoding DUF881 domain-containing protein, producing the protein MPARSNRSLVWVATATVAALGFMVTVDLTAEAPVGSGNTSYIDLRTQVSEQAQEHILLEQQISKLEAQLAEYRAASGSQKELRQVLARDERQLASEAGLTSVSGPGITITIQPDAKLGASPAQMALFPQQADQWLDEVVNVLFGNGATAIAINGQRLVGTSSIRLVAVNGIGSVHVNGRPIEQPYVIQAVGNVQQMETGLSVNVLQGYFEAMGEDFIVRAYTSSHGVTVPPYTGPLPGQYAKEGSG; encoded by the coding sequence ATGCCAGCTCGCTCCAACCGAAGCCTGGTCTGGGTGGCGACCGCGACGGTGGCGGCGCTGGGCTTCATGGTGACGGTCGATTTGACGGCGGAGGCGCCCGTCGGATCAGGAAACACCAGTTATATTGATCTCCGCACGCAGGTGTCGGAGCAGGCGCAGGAACACATCCTGCTCGAGCAGCAGATCTCCAAACTCGAGGCTCAGCTGGCGGAGTATCGCGCGGCGAGCGGAAGTCAGAAGGAGCTCCGTCAGGTGCTGGCGAGGGACGAGCGTCAGCTGGCGTCGGAGGCGGGTCTCACCTCCGTCAGCGGCCCAGGGATCACCATCACGATCCAGCCGGACGCGAAGCTCGGCGCGAGCCCTGCGCAGATGGCGCTCTTTCCCCAGCAGGCCGATCAGTGGTTGGACGAGGTGGTCAACGTGCTGTTTGGCAACGGCGCCACCGCCATCGCCATCAACGGGCAGCGGCTCGTCGGCACGTCTTCCATCCGTCTCGTCGCGGTCAACGGCATCGGCAGCGTGCACGTCAACGGGCGGCCCATCGAACAGCCGTATGTCATTCAGGCCGTCGGCAACGTCCAACAGATGGAAACTGGGCTTTCCGTCAACGTGCTGCAAGGGTACTTTGAGGCGATGGGAGAAGACTTCATCGTGCGCGCTTACACCTCGTCTCACGGCGTGACGGTGCCGCCCTACACCGGCCCGTTGCCTGGGCAATACGCGAAGGAGGGAAGCGGCTGA
- a CDS encoding cell division protein FtsQ/DivIB translates to MPRQETAEERERRKARNRRIVVSFFAFIGLVAVLESPLARVRHVRVNGNTTVPMAQIVAASGISYGESLWQVNRKKAAAAIVAHVPMVDRAVVSVAWPSGTVSIDVHERDVVAVYAAHNGFFELMSNGYVYQKIPSAAGLPYPIVTGQAPVLSVHQMAGAAISSVCRALASVPASELTGVSEIHVNGDGTVTLYLNNDFEVLAATSDLRGAMAAIPPTVQYFMQKGYRPGLIDFTGPPPYRYTPFSSTSGGHQGAPAASATNGAADGTSPNGSSQP, encoded by the coding sequence ATGCCACGACAGGAAACGGCAGAAGAGCGCGAACGTCGAAAGGCGAGAAATCGGCGCATTGTGGTGAGCTTCTTCGCGTTCATCGGACTTGTCGCGGTGTTGGAGTCGCCGCTTGCCCGCGTGCGCCACGTCCGCGTGAACGGCAACACGACGGTCCCGATGGCGCAGATTGTCGCCGCCAGCGGGATTTCCTACGGCGAGAGCCTCTGGCAGGTCAATCGAAAAAAGGCGGCCGCGGCGATTGTCGCGCACGTGCCCATGGTGGATCGGGCGGTCGTTTCGGTCGCCTGGCCGTCCGGAACCGTGTCCATCGATGTGCACGAGCGGGACGTGGTCGCCGTCTATGCCGCACACAACGGGTTCTTCGAGCTCATGTCCAACGGCTACGTGTATCAAAAAATCCCGTCGGCTGCCGGACTTCCGTACCCCATCGTAACGGGGCAGGCGCCCGTACTCTCGGTCCATCAGATGGCTGGCGCCGCGATTTCGTCCGTCTGCCGAGCGTTGGCCTCGGTGCCGGCGAGTGAACTCACCGGTGTGTCCGAAATTCACGTGAACGGAGACGGCACGGTCACGCTGTACCTCAACAACGATTTCGAGGTCCTCGCCGCCACATCCGATTTGCGCGGTGCCATGGCTGCCATTCCGCCAACCGTTCAGTACTTCATGCAGAAAGGCTATCGCCCGGGCCTCATCGACTTCACCGGCCCGCCGCCGTATCGCTACACGCCGTTCTCGTCCACATCCGGGGGACATCAAGGAGCTCCCGCGGCGTCCGCGACAAACGGGGCGGCGGATGGGACAAGCCCGAACGGATCGTCTCAACCCTGA
- the murB gene encoding UDP-N-acetylmuramate dehydrogenase → MHDDSFVQRLAGEGVKVIRGEPMKRHTTWRIGGPADYFVEPDSVDALRASVSAARDHGLPITVIGRGSNTLVLDGGIRGLVIKLHDAFAHYEVHEEECAVYAMAGRSYVALANIAIRHGLSGLEFATGIPGSVGGAVMMNAGAYGRETCEVLDWAEVMDETGAVTRLSNRDLHFGYRYSVLKDRFGIVTWAKFQLRPGQRDEMRSLVRQWSQRRIATQPLSFPNCGSVFRNPEGTHAARLIEEAGLKGLVRGQAMISDKHANFIINLGNASASDVLWLIRHAQAVVRERFGIQLETEVRVLGEPL, encoded by the coding sequence ATGCATGACGACTCGTTTGTGCAACGCCTCGCGGGCGAAGGCGTCAAGGTGATCCGCGGGGAGCCGATGAAGCGACACACCACGTGGCGCATCGGCGGACCTGCCGACTACTTTGTCGAACCAGATTCCGTCGACGCCCTTCGCGCGAGCGTGTCCGCCGCGCGCGATCACGGCCTGCCGATCACCGTCATTGGCCGAGGCTCCAACACGCTGGTCCTTGACGGCGGGATTCGCGGCCTGGTGATCAAGCTGCACGATGCGTTCGCGCACTACGAGGTCCATGAGGAGGAATGCGCCGTCTACGCCATGGCAGGCCGGTCCTACGTGGCGCTCGCCAATATCGCCATCCGCCATGGGTTGAGTGGGCTCGAGTTTGCGACGGGCATTCCCGGCTCTGTGGGGGGCGCGGTCATGATGAACGCGGGCGCCTACGGTCGGGAGACGTGCGAGGTGCTCGACTGGGCCGAAGTCATGGACGAGACCGGCGCCGTCACTCGCCTGTCAAACCGCGATCTCCACTTTGGATATCGGTACAGCGTCCTCAAAGACCGCTTCGGGATTGTGACCTGGGCGAAATTTCAGCTACGGCCAGGCCAGCGCGATGAGATGCGGAGCTTGGTCCGCCAGTGGTCGCAGCGCCGCATCGCGACCCAGCCGCTCAGCTTTCCCAACTGCGGATCTGTCTTTCGCAACCCAGAGGGAACACACGCGGCAAGGTTAATCGAAGAGGCAGGGTTAAAGGGCCTCGTGCGAGGCCAGGCGATGATCAGCGACAAGCATGCGAACTTCATCATCAACCTGGGCAATGCCTCGGCGAGCGACGTGCTGTGGCTCATCCGACACGCGCAGGCGGTCGTGAGGGAGCGATTTGGCATTCAGCTCGAGACCGAGGTGCGCGTTCTTGGCGAACCTTTGTGA